The Lathyrus oleraceus cultivar Zhongwan6 chromosome 5, CAAS_Psat_ZW6_1.0, whole genome shotgun sequence genome includes the window CTCGAAGACACCAATGGCGGTCTCGTCATTCTCTCTTCAGGTCTCTCTCTATCGAAACTCATTTCATCTTTTCTCCTTCTTCACTCCACTTCTCAGGCAACACTTCTCATTCTATCTCCTTCCTCCGCCACTCTCAAATCCAAAATCAATTTCCATCTCAAAACCCTAAACCCCCAATTCTACCAAGTCCCCGTCGAAATCACCGCCGACCTCCCCGTTAACCACCGCCACTCCCTCTACTCTTCCGGCTCCGTCTGTTTCATTACCCCTAGAATCCTCATCGTTGATCTTCTCACTAATAAACTACCTGCCTCAATTATCTCCGGACTCATCATCCTCAACGCTCATTCCGTTTCGGAGACTTCCACTGAAGCTTTTATTGTTAGGATTTTTCGTTCTCTCAATCGAAGTGCGTTTGTTCGTGTTTTCTCCGATAGGCCACAAGCGATGGTTTCGGGTTTTGCGAAGGCGGAGAGAACTATGAAGTGTTTGCATATTCGTAAGCTGCATCTTTGGCCGAGATTTCAGGTTTATGTTTCGCAGGAGCTTGAGCAGGACCCGCCGGATGTTGTCGATATTAGGGTTCCGATGAGTAAGTACATGATGGGGATTCAGAAGGCTATTGTTGAAGTTATGGGTGCGTGCTTGAAGGAGATGAGGAAGACGAATAAGGTTGATGTGGAGGATTTGACTGTGGAGAATGGGTTGTTCAAGTCGTTTGATGAGATTGTCAGGAGACAGTTGGATCCAATTTGGCATACTTTGGGGAAACAGACTAAGCAACTCGTCTCTGATCTCAAGACCTTGAGGAAATTGTTGGATTATCTAGTCAGGTTCTTTTGCTGTTTGTTCTTTCATTGCATTTGTATTCTATTTGATGTATCTTTAATGGTGCTTGCTGCTTATCAAGGTTTTAAACCACAGTCATTGTAATAGCTGCTTTGCAATTCTCCACAATGTGGAAATTTAGGGTCAAAAGCGGTTATAGGGACATTGAAAACGTCAATGTCATAGATTATATTGCGGTTGCATGCCTTTTATTTAATTATTCATTTAGGCACTGATTGTTGTGTGCCATTTTCCTGATAGGTATGATGCGGTGACTTACTTGAAATATTTGGATACACTTAGAGTGTCGGAGAGTTTTCGATCTGTTTGGATTTTTGCAGAGGCGAGCTATAAGAGTGTCGGAGAGTTTTCGATCTGTTTGGATTTAGAGTGTCAAGTGACGCGTTTTTCTCTTTTTGTCTATTTCATCTTTTCTCTTTGTTTCCCTATGATGTTGTAAAGTCATTTGCAGCTATAGAAAAAAGATTTTTTCTCTCATTTGGTGAAATTGTGATTTGTATTTTGACAAATGTGGTGTTACTGATTTCTTTTCTGCGTGTTATTAAGGGCTGTTgaaaaacacatgcaaacttttcTGCACCGCGAGAAGAAAATAGTAAGAATCTTATCTTAGCCATATCACCAGTAGATCCATCTTTTAGTTATGTAATAGATCTTCTAACTTTTTTATCGATTGGTTTTACACAGTTACCGTCTTTCGTTGACTGGTTTGGCTGGTGCACATGGGATGCTTTCTATACTGATGTCACAGCTGAGGGTATTGAGGAAGGATTGAAAAGGTAATTTGTGAGAGAAACATGAGTGTCTTGCTTTTCTTTTTTATGGTAAGTGAAAAGAGATCAAGATGATGTTTAGAGGCACCAACTAGTTACTGAAATGCTGTGtttcatttcatttcttttcctttaGCCTATCAGAGGGAGGTGCATCTCCACGGTTTCTCATCATCGATGATGGTTGGCAACAGATTGAGAGTAAACCAAAAGATGCCGATTCTGTTGTACAAGGAGCACAGTAAGATTTTATCTTGTTTCTTAATTTAGCATTTTTCATGCACATTGCATAGAAAAAGTCCTAATTTAGAAATGTATAACTGATCCTCGGAGATATGATTCTTGCAGGTTTGCGACACGGTTGACTGGTATTAAAGAAAACACTAAGTTTCAAAAGAATGGTGGGGGGAATGGCTTGGAGCATGTTGTAGATCAAACAAAGCAACTACACAATATGAAGTATGGTCTAGCATCCTGAAATCCTATAAATTCATTTCAAAATGATTCGTATTCTTCGAGTTGTTGAGTTATGTGACAGAAGAATTATCATGacttaattgtttattttatgTTTCTGAATTTTTGGTTTTCTATGGCAGGTATGTATATGTTTGGCATGCTCTAGCTGGTTATTGGGGTGGAGTGAAGCCAACAGCAATTGGAATGGAGCACTTCAACACTGTTGTAGCATACCCCATACACTCCCCGGGCGTTCTAGGAAATCAACCAGACGCCGTCATGGACAGCTTGACTGTCCATGGGTTAGGTCTGGTTCATCCGAAAAAGGTCTTTGATTTCTACAATGAGCTTCATGCTTACTTAGCTTCGTGCGGAGTAGATGGAGTGAAAGTTGATGTGCAAAACATTATCGAGACCCTTGGTTCAGGACATGGCGGAAGAGTCTCAATCACACGTAGCTATCATCAAGCTCTCGAGGCTTCTATTGCTCGAAATTTTTGCGACAACGGATGCATTTCTTGCATGTGTCACAATACTGATGGCCTCTATAGTGCCAAGCAGACTGCTGTTCTGAGAGCCTCTGATGACTTTTACCCACATGATCCTGCTTCTCATACCATTCATGTTTCATCGGTTACGTATAACTCAATTTTCCTTGGAGAGTTCATGCAACCTGACTGGGACATGTTTCATGTAAGTAGAAGTGAATCTGTATTTTGAGTACCTTTTAATAGCTATATTCTTGTTAACAAAAGTATATTGGTAATTTCAGAGTTTACACCCGGCAGCCGAGTATCATGCTGCAGCTCGTGCGATCAGTGGAGGCCCAATTTATGTCAGGTAGTATATTGACATTCATTGCAGTTCTTGTTCAACATTTGGTTATACATGACTATATGTATTAATATCGTCATGTTGCTTTTGTTGCGTATATAGTGATAAACCAGGAAGGCATAATTTTGATCTTCTAAAGAAATTGGTTCTTCCTGATGGCTCGGTTCTCCGTGCTCAGTTACCCGCCCGACCCACTGTTGACTCTCTCTTTGTTGATCCAGCAAGAGATGGGAAAAGGTTTGTTAAATATTCTATCTGATATTCAGTGTTAAGAGTTTGACCTTGTAACTTCAAGAGACGGAGTTCAGCTCCTATCAGAGACAGTCATTGATAGGAGTTTTTCTTTAGTAGTCACTAGTTGGTATGCTTGAATCTTGTGTATTAAAATTCATTTTCAGCTTGCTCAAGATATGGAATTTGAACAAATGTTGTGGAGTTGTTGGTGTATTTAACTGTCAAGGTGCCGGGTGGTGCAAGATAGAGAAGAAAAACCGTATTCATTGCGAAACCCCTGAGACACTTACTGGCTCTGTCTGTACCTCTGATGTTGATCTTATTGCTCAAGTAGCTGGTGCTGATTGGAATGGAGATGCTGTTGTCTTTTCTTATAGATCAGGTAATTTCATTGAGCTTAAAATCTTTGAATTTCAAGAAGTGAAATTGCTACTGTGAAATTCAACTTTATTAAAATATTGACTAGCATCCACATTTCAGGCAACATAGCTCTTTTACCAAAGGGTGCTTCAATGCCAGTGACATTAAAAGTTCTAGAATACGAGCTTTTCCATTTCTATCCAATCAAGGTAAGGCTTAAGCAAGTTTGTTATACAAGATATTGCAAAGAATTGTTTGTTTGGTACCGATGAACATGATATGCTGAATGAATTGATGCTTTTTGACAGGAAATCGCGCAAGGTATTTGGTTTGCACCAATAGGGCTATTGGATATGTTCAACACTGGAGGAGCTGTGGAACAGTTTGAAATCCATCAAAAAGGAGTAGCTGCATCAGTTAGCCTAAAAGTGAGAGGAAGTGGAAGATTTGGGGTTTACTGTTCCCAGAGGCCAGTGAAGTGTGTGGTGGGTGATAATGAAAATGACTTCAAGTATGAGTCAGAGACTGGGTTGACAACTTTCTAAGTGAAATCGACTAATCcggatacgttattgaagtttatattaacattggttatgtataggtttttgaagtttaaaatgaattgaactttataattgttaggatattcaaagatactaccttagttatgtattttcgtctggattaattgtttactttaataagtaggaaaaccatggataaaacatggatctgtgccgatcgaatgaccacggataccgtgacggatacctcaatgtttgttcataaatttgtgtaattaatgtgtacatttgtagtatatgtaatgacttgtaaatgtgtacataaatttgtatatattttagtacatttaaggcaaaattggtttgaattggtatatatatatatatttgttagccaaaaattggtagaaaaaaggccaaaatggcatatataaaatgtgataattgtctgtcaaaatatggttgaaaacaggtagaaattctggtttataaacctggaaaaaatgtggtttaaaacaaaagcttcaaaaaatttcgtataccttagacagcgcttttgtaaaaagcgctgtctaaggggggattagaaagcgctttaggcaaaagcgctgtctaagggggggcttagacagcgctttttgaaaagcgctgtctaaggtatacctaaaaaaattaaaatatgagggtcttagaaagcgcttttggccaaagcgctgtctaaggggtggggcttagacagcgctaaaagcgctgtctaaggtatacctaaaaaatttaaaataagagggtcttataaagcgcttttggccaaagcgctgtctaagggggggggggcttagacagcgcttttaagatttaaaaaagcgctgtctaaacctttagcagcggaggtttagacagcgctttaaagcgctgtctaaggctaaaaaaagcgctgtctaaggtcttgtttgttgtagtgagTTAGGCCTATGGAGGCCCACATTAAGACCATTTTTGGCCAAAATCTGTTCGACCATATTTGCTATATTATTGTGCCCACCAAAGCTATTATGTTGAACATTGCAAAGGACTTGATCCGCATCCTGGTTCCTATGAACCATCAGGGGTTAGCTTGAGCCATGTATTCTACTTCCTCCCTATTTGGGATCGGTTCATGTCGAAGCCCTTAATTTTAGCTTGCATTCGCCTAAACCAATCCATTTTCAGGTGTTTCTGCTTGCCCCACATTCAATATCTGGGAAATTGGTGGAGAAGGGATCTAGGGTGTGCCAAAGAAATCGGCTATTCGCCCCATTTGATTTTCCAATAACTCATAAGTTTGGTTTGTGTTTGTAATTAGTGGGATGAAAATAGTCCCCATTTGTTGGGTGAGAGTGTTTACTAATTTCAGATTACCATCATCCATTTATTGCCTCATAGCCATCATAAAAGTGGTATTCAATGATGGTTTTGTCTGAGCGATATAGCATATTTGTCTTAGTTGGCCCATATTATTAATGGTCGATGCAGAGGCATTCTAAGGGTTATACAATGGTGTTGTTACCATTGCATTATCACTATACATAGACATTTTAGTTTGCAGGCCAGCCATCATCGACGTTGGCATGACCTAAGGGTTATCCCTATTATTCGTTGGCATAAAAAAACCTAACAAAGGCCTTGCGACCGTAGGGTTAAACAAGGCATTTTCTGACTGTGGTGGGGGAGTTACCCCTTGTGATGGCACCGGTACAACTTATGTTGACGACGCCATCTGAATAGTTGTCCTAACAGTTGTTGATACAACCGCATCTTCAATCGTCGACCTAACTGGTTCCTCTACTACATTTTGGAGATTATTATGTGCACTAGTATTGTATACATAAGGGCACGTCATTTTCGGCAAAGACTTTCCACTCTTTAAACATATGCAAACAACCCAGAAATGCTCATGAATGTAAAAATAAATTATAGGAAAAAGTGTGTATACCTATACAAACTAGAAAACTTTGGCACGATCCAACTAAGCGCGCCAATTTGTTTACGCTGAAATTTCCTAAACAATCGCTTGTCTCTTAATTAAAGGTTACAAGCAGGATCGACTAGTGAATCCTAGGACATTGTGCTAAAATTCCTAACTTATGGTTTTCTTTTAAGAAAGGATTATATTTCAACTGGGTCAAAATAGTTGTATTGAAAGTGTGAAAATATAATCTCAACAGAAATAGAGCAAATTGTTGCAGTAAAGCAAAAGAGAAAGAAAATGTTGAATGGTGTGTAAACGAAAGTAATTGGACTAGAAAACTAAATTGAATTGAAAGACTTTTGCATTAAAGTAAAGATTGGTGTTTCATAGTTCATATACTCTCTCAATGAAGACTTTTTCTCCTAGCATTGATACTTCGAGTGTAAGTGAGATTATGTAGTAAAATGAGCACCCTTAATTCTACAAATGAAATCCCTATATATACTAGTAAGACGTAACTGCTCTCAACGTTCAGATCTTTAGCTTTCGCCACGTAGAAGCCTGCATGCCTTTCACTTTGTATTTTCTCCACGTTTCCTTCAGAATGTAACTCAAAAAACAATTATCATATTTGAACATGACATTTGCGTGCCCAAATAACCGCTTCCTCGGCGCATTTGCTGTTGTCGAGAACTCTATTGTCGAAATGTTACCACAACATTCTAAAAAATGTGAAGTCCCAATTTCTCCTTGTCTGGGACCCAAAACGACGTACAAGTTATCAAAAAATCAACATGTCTTTAACTTTGACATGTTTGCTGAGGCATTTTCCTTTTTCGAAAATCCCAGCTAACACCCAGATAGGGACAAAGTTGCCTGAAACCACTCCTCATTCGGCCGAGGAAAGCTAGTAATCTTTCGCCCGTGATTAATAATCTTCAGTGGATCACGGTCCTGCAGAAAAATAAATTAATGTCAGAAACTTGTAAGTTAAAATAAACGTAACTTAAAATAAATGTAAATTAATAAAAATGAATCCAACTAATGTTATCTCTATATCTCAGATATGTCTGGAAGTATGGTATGGATATAGAGGCAGTAGTGACAACTCTACAGGGCCTCCTCCAAATGGTTCTGACTCAGTAGCCTCACCATCCGGAGGTGGCACTAGCTCAGCAACATCGGCAGTAGGAGGTGGCACTGGCTCAAAAGTATCATATTTGGGAGGTGGCACTGGTACCTCCGATATCACCGGTGACTCAGTTGCCTCTAGCACCTAAATAGGTAAAAACCTGGCGCCTGCGGGAGGATGGAGAGAGTGATGCGTTAGTAGGTGAAATCGGTCTCCTACgggaagaagaagatggagaagcATGAGCCTTAGATATAGATGTCTCTGCATGGCTAAAGTGAACAGGAGCCTCTAAAACCTGACTATTCTCCCACCGCAATGATGCATGTTGTGTAATCATCATATACCTCAGTTTATCGTGTTTATCAGCTATAATACCtgtaaattaaaataaatcagAGAATTAGTGCAAGCAAACAACACTACaaacaagaaaagcaaaaaataaagTTGACTGCTAatttccggagatgcatctccgattACTGGAAAACTTAAACGTTGAAaaattttggagatgcatctctgaaatttTCTACAACACCTCAAGTGCGTTAATGACGCCAATGTAGACATGCAAACACAAAAAATAATGGTTTGGTCATCATTTTCAGCCAACAAACATGTTTTACATTGTGTCTAAACTATCATTTATACAATTTCTACTCACTTCTTACCTTAATCATcaatttctactcatttacacAAAAACTTTTCAAAACTTACAAATTTAGAGTTTACTGATGCggtgcttttcgcaagtatacgaacgcgccagagtaatataaaagattgtcgaatccacagagaccaagtgtcaatctatcgttatctattgttatggtgtttatcaaaggcaatcaaaataggtgtttttagagtgtgcaatgaaaagtaaagtattaaataaagttcaattaataaagacagggtcgaatgtaattcacataatcaattaataatccaagtacttgctaatagaactacttatgggcaatgttccctactttgaaaagaactaatttaacaggaactgtcgctttcccgtattcagaaccgagttgtactccctaatcaaaccctcttattgtcacttataaaaagaTGCGCATTacgttagagtagtaaacctatttttaagaaatatagtatcttgactaagttgaaaagtattataacctggatttcttaaccgAAAGAGGTTCTCatgaaccagactctaaacttttaaacgcgtctgaaaatagttttaaaatctaTTTTCTTCTTAAGataaaaactcctaatgaactaaacaaagtgctttcgctatttttgaaatagttaaaaacaattaagtttagatagacgttggacggctttcgatcttactcaacggaattgaagtgcgggaaaacttaagttgaaagttaaaatagcccttaagtgcttctacgaaTAATTatacggattatcggttcaattacgatccttgcattctaaccttatagatttagttagacatggtaaagtaaaagtgcattaatttaaataaaagtagtgcgagtacggaaagtaaataaaagtagtgcgagtgcagaaaataaatactgaattatgcctaagtgaaacaaagttgctctgagttttTCTCTGTTCTAAGTTTTGATGgttgtaaaagtgatttcgagtttctatttataagcaagtaaaaagatggaaatgacaaggatgcccttcaactttaaaatgggagggaaaacttttcctcttgtggcgcccgccacaaggccatggcgcccgccacaaggccaatctgaggcgccttagtggaagtagtggggaacgtggcagttgagggaagttgagcttggacaagtcatggcagggtctatggcgccagccatgggggaagccacaagtacaaaatgctgaattttagggtttttagcttattttcgctccttttctcgatcggggctccgattaaagtaaaaacctgaaaataaagaaaaacatagtaataacacaacaaaataacaataaaacaactagaatgcatgtgaaatcggagtcgaaaatacgataaatttcagtgttatcaaactctctcacacttaaacctttgcttgtcctcaagcaaaacattaaaaaagactcataaaagaaaaactggtgtaaacgagtgcttcaggtaaaaattctaagttcaagtcgggatgcagtgataggtactaactgagtgaactaagggtatcatgatgacactaatccgcaaatacggacataagcttcattcctatattaaccaacccatattatcccacaatacctaggcctgcctcttcatctctttttgtgtccttttcattcaagcgcaatcacattaagcccgttatccgtacatgcttcatagtagagcggcctgttagtgattatgatcttagCATGGGGTTTTttggcacataaatatgtgtaaacccttttatttgacctaactgtagttgtgggggatcggatcgtaatccgtcctaccgagttcagtgccagatacctctgaaccaactaacagtgggtaagttttttctttttctttttgtagcaaatttttacaattctttggtttaaatgactttgtgagggtcacctataccggagttgcctttttgctttcttttatttttttgttttgctggatcattcacttatttgcatcggtcccctacgtagaggatgcgtaggccggagctgactactgagataaactactgaggactatATATAGAgatgatgattaaggccatggtatatggggtttcgggagtggttcctatatttacgaagcttatggtgctaaattaatactgatgtttcgcaaagttctcccaagtcatcgcatccttactcaaaacctgtctttaaaacctgaaaactttcggaataacactgttttcttttgcaaaaaaaaatcggtggggctaaaggtatggggagattagattgtactaaagatatactatatttggtgactcgtcagactcatgcattatactaaaaagcaaaataaacaactaaaaggaaataaaaataaacaagctatctaaaaacagcagagaaaagcgataaaggaaagacgagaaaaacaataaagaacaaacgatagagtctcctcccacacttaaatcgaacattgtccccaatgtttcgaaataagataaggggagagttacctgacaacctattgttgaccactggtgccttcgccatcctgaggtggacgacgggatcgggtacgacgacgatctctctgatccatcctcgcctgcagggcatcctgagcggtcctcacctcccggaggttacccataatggaaccttgagtggcttcaatgagtgccatgtgtctctggtggtagtgttgctgacgggcttgtgtatctgtgatcatttgcagagactgtagaacagtgtcataggacctgtctgtcctccgctgtgattcttacatgaagctcatgttattcgccagttgttgttggatggtagagagtaggttgtcacgcctttgctctctagccatgtggtcacgccatatctcctctgtaatataaaagccaggagtggtacctacagaagaagaagatggtgcggtgtgtggtggtgaaggatgatggggggacacatggggtacgaGAGATCTCTATCTCtgatcatattcatcatcaatgtcatgtcccgcctcatcagaaatgttaggaggaagaggacccaaaacaagtggagcatctaaagcgtaggtccaattcctttcatctcgtacatctgtacgtctagtgcatggtaaaacaacatatgggatggctacaccatgaaccataagaatatagcctccttctctccacaaacggcacaatttcatgtctctcataaattttaggttaattgtgcgaggaggtaaggggtctagggtagccatctcattgtccaggttaagcgcccgagcaatagacgtaatcaatccaccaaaagaaatcggtcccgctttattcaaagttaaagtcatatgagcaagcatgaatgggaccgaattaattcgtctatttgtgaggct containing:
- the LOC127079665 gene encoding DNA repair endonuclease UVH1-like, whose protein sequence is MEQPLKLTPCLNRVWSLQFHEHIITELLEDTNGGLVILSSGLSLSKLISSFLLLHSTSQATLLILSPSSATLKSKINFHLKTLNPQFYQVPVEITADLPVNHRHSLYSSGSVCFITPRILIVDLLTNKLPASIISGLIILNAHSVSETSTEAFIVRIFRSLNRSAFVRVFSDRPQAMVSGFAKAERTMKCLHIRKLHLWPRFQVYVSQELEQDPPDVVDIRVPMSKYMMGIQKAIVEVMGACLKEMRKTNKVDVEDLTVENGLFKSFDEIVRRQLDPIWHTLGKQTKQLVSDLKTLRKLLDYLVRYDAVTYLKYLDTLRVSESFRSVWIFAEASYKSVGEFSICLDLECQVTRFSLFVYFIFSLCFPMML
- the LOC127079666 gene encoding probable galactinol--sucrose galactosyltransferase 2; this encodes LLRAVEKHMQTFLHREKKILPSFVDWFGWCTWDAFYTDVTAEGIEEGLKSLSEGGASPRFLIIDDGWQQIESKPKDADSVVQGAQFATRLTGIKENTKFQKNGGGNGLEHVVDQTKQLHNMKYVYVWHALAGYWGGVKPTAIGMEHFNTVVAYPIHSPGVLGNQPDAVMDSLTVHGLGLVHPKKVFDFYNELHAYLASCGVDGVKVDVQNIIETLGSGHGGRVSITRSYHQALEASIARNFCDNGCISCMCHNTDGLYSAKQTAVLRASDDFYPHDPASHTIHVSSVTYNSIFLGEFMQPDWDMFHSLHPAAEYHAAARAISGGPIYVSDKPGRHNFDLLKKLVLPDGSVLRAQLPARPTVDSLFVDPARDGKSLLKIWNLNKCCGVVGVFNCQGAGWCKIEKKNRIHCETPETLTGSVCTSDVDLIAQVAGADWNGDAVVFSYRSGNIALLPKGASMPVTLKVLEYELFHFYPIKEIAQGIWFAPIGLLDMFNTGGAVEQFEIHQKGVAASVSLKVRGSGRFGVYCSQRPVKCVVGDNENDFKYESETGLTTF